DNA sequence from the Hippoglossus stenolepis isolate QCI-W04-F060 chromosome 17, HSTE1.2, whole genome shotgun sequence genome:
CTTGAGTCCACACCTAAGCCAAGGCCAAACACTTGCTTCCACTAGACTTAGATCACtatctggatctgcactaaatggTACAAACTCGTAAATTTCTTCTAAACCCTGAACCATGTTTGGTGAAAATCACATTCAGAGAGTTTTGCATGAACCCGCTGACAaagacatgggtgaaaacataactgcCTTGGTTGAGGCAATAATAGTAACACTGGCTCAAACTGGTAGCAAGGTCGACTTGTCACAACACGTCCAACACTCTTTAAATCCAACTGAAATAAACTGTGGCCATCCCCTTTTTGTGGGTAAAACatagacttttcttttttcacattgaacccttttttatcatcaaaaagGTGGAAAAAGCCAGTATTACACCACAGGGAACCAGAGAGAGTAAAGAAACTGAGCAGCTAATGAGCGAACTAGCCTGCTTAGGATTGCTGCTGTTACTCGCTGTATCAAAATAAGATCTCGGTCTTATGTAGACAGATGAATGGAAAACTAGCAGGCAACACGGTGATGTAAAAAATATCTACTTCGAATTTCCCCCCTTTTGCttgtattctttcttttaactaGAACACAAATGTACAGAGCAGAAGTTTGCTATTGCAGACCAAAAATGCCATTACTTGGAAGTCATTTCAAACTGTAATCACTTCTTTGTTCTATTGTGAAGCTGCTCCATGCAACTGGCCATGGGAATGTAGTTTTCTATGTGGATTTCCTAATTAAAACGTTTGCCATTTTAAAATCTAGttaagaaaataatttcagGTCAGATTCTTCCAATTCTCATTAACAGGCATCTTCTCTACACCATCTgaacttttactttgttgtGCCTTCAATTGTCTTCCCACCCCTCAACCTTGATTGAGGCAGTTActctcttcccttcccttcAACCACCCCACTCCACTGTCTGTTTCTTACCAGGACTTCCTTGCAGGTAGTATTCAGCTCCTCCTCAATAACCCCCTTGTACTTTGTGACCTCAGGGTTTTTCCCTTCTTCAGTTTTCTGCTCAATGCTGGATATCACCCTCCAGGAGGACCTCTTAGCCCCCACCACGTTCTTGTAGGCAACAGAGAGCAGGTTGCGATCCTCACTCTCCAGCTCCTCATTCATCTCGGCAACCCCCTTCATGGCTGCCGCCATGTCTTCATATCGCTCGGTCTGCTCAGCCAACCTTGCTTTCCGTACCAGCTGTTCCTTGTCTTCCATGGTTCCTGTCTGGGGTGAGGaaggaaggacagaggagagggagatgggaAGGACAAAACAAAGGGGACAGGAGGTGGATTaagaagacagaagagagacagTGTTGGGGGAGGCCAGGAACAGGGAGAGAATGAAAGGAGAAACATGAAGGGGAAGGGATTTGATAATTTTACTTGAACGCAGAAGGAATACAGACAAGATTTATTTATCTTCAAAATACTACAGGTTTTTGTTTGACCGAATATCCAATATCCCCAACGTACTCAGATAGCGTTTGACACGGAAAAGCAGGAAATCCTCATATTGAACTTCTGAATCTCAAAAATAAAGCACTTGCAGATACATTAGATTTAATTATCATGTGACAAAAATCAGCAAATTTTCAAAGCTGAAACCAAATGATGTTTTTTGCATGAATGATCAGTTGCTCGTTTGATTACTTTTCTGTCAATGAATGACCTTATTACACCTCTTCATAAAAATCAAATGAGTGGACGTACACCTCAAGTGAAATACAGATGAGGCAAAACAGATCATGTGGTCAACTTGGTCTAGTTATACATTTCTGATGTACTGCTACATTATAAACCATTCAGACCCCTCAGGTCGCCTGGGACCATTTTGCTTTCTGTCTCCAGAGTCAAAACTAAACACGGCAAAGCAGCGTCCAGTTTTTATGCTCCCCACGTGGAACAAGTTCCCAGAGACCTGCAGGCCTGCTGCACCTTttagttcttttaaatcaatgctgCAGACCTTCCTGTTTGCCACGGCCTTTTATTAAAATCAACTAGTTACTCAATTCTTACACTGAATTGTTACTTTCACTCTTATTTGATATTGTTGTATTCTATAAAAcgttaaatgtatatttaaatgcttcATTTTTTGTATTGTCTAATTTCGCTTTAACAATTTGTCACGAtgcctttttatatttgatgtaaagcactttgaattgtgccacacaaataaacttgcctttCCGTGTTCCAATCAAACCCCTGCTGACTCCCAATTAGCTGCTTTTTACCAGggattgtatttatttcctttaatttctcttttgtgttgtcTGATGTTGCTTTTGCAATCCATCATGAcgcctttttatattttatgtaaagcacgacgaattgttgaaatgtgctacaCAAATAACCCTGCGGACCCCACCTCACTGTTTTTAATCCAGAAATCGTTAAATTTTATAATTCTCTATGTAACTTGTAATATTTTTTGATTGTATTGTTTGGTGTTGCTTTAACCAGTCATCATGATGCCTTTTATGTAAACTACAAATATGGCCTTTTTCCTCTTGTTCTGCTCCAGCCCCtgctgatccccccccccctcctctcactgCCTTTCATCCAGAGGTAGGCTCCTGTCTGTTCTATCATCTAGATCTCAGGATGCCTGCAggactgttgctgctgcagcgaTGCAACAAcactaacaaacaaaagagTAGCAGTTCCTCGCTCGCTGCCTCCGGACCAACCCAGAGAAATCTCACAGTGACTCAGATTTGCCAGCGATGCAGACACCTGCGCCCTTCTGAGGAATGTCGGCCACCCAGTTTtacgcctcacacacacacacacacacacacacacacacctgccccACCGGCCGAGCTCCCACGGTGGACAGTCGGCCTGTGGTATTTCGCTTTAATTATTCGTACGGCTCCATGCGgggaaatgtctgaaaacgccGCAGACGGGCCGACACGACCCGGTAACAGTGTCCCCGGATCGGTTCCTACTGTAACCGAAGCAGCCTCGCGTAGCTCCCTCCACAGTGAacgccctttttttttttttcctcttcccgGAAAACAAGCCGTGGCTGCGGTTTACACGGGTTCTACACGTTCGGTGGTTAAAGAGGCCGCTTCGTTCACTGATTTAACCGAAGGTGCGTCTCCTAAACACGGCGAACGAATAACAATAGATGGGTTAAAGTGCAGCGGCGCTTCCCATCCAGCCGCCGCCGAACAATGACCGATCAGCGGAGCGTTGCTGGCTCCCACTCGCGGGCATTAACCTcggtttttaaacaaaaaaggcGACCCCAGGAGCACAAAGATGATTTTAGCGGTTCTCCGTCGAACCTACAACCGACCGTGAGCGGTATAATTACGGGGAACTAACCTGCGTTGGGTCGCTCCTTCACACGGTGACGCTCCTGGTTCCCTGCCGCACAGCTGATGCTCGCTCCCGCTTCATCCACGGGGTTTCCCTCCAATCAAAGACGCAGCAGCACGGTCGCACCGGGGCCGATGACGTCAAAGCCTTGTTGCCAGGGCGACCGAGTTTACGGCAAGAAAAATATATCAAGGCCAAGTAAAATCGATCCACGTTAAATGAAAGTTTTTTAAGATTTCCgaaatatatttaacaaaacCCAAATTTGTACtcctatttttatttggatgaaGTAATTTCTGAAAAAAGTTACGCCCACGTCTACCCGCAAAGACTCACGGGAGATGGGTGTGGTGAGAGGAAGTTGAGATTTTACCCCTTGAATGTGGTAAAATCGTTAAATTTTAGGATCCTTGTCATCAAAGGAAGAAACATCattggatttattttatttttacattttttttatatctctagTCTTGTATTTTAAGTTCTACTCTTGCACACTTACATCTGCTGCAGGCTATGTTAgtctaatgcacaactttgtaTAGCTTCagttattagggcccgagcactgaacggtgggaggccctattgtatttcgaaggatttgtatttcccttttggggctttttcggggcctagacatgctcaaattgttaccaaagtttgcagggaattcaaaaccccaaaaagtaattgtattctggagtaatttgaaatgggcgtggaaaaatggctcaacagcgccatctaaggaaaagcccctcagttagctttcaccgatcttcacaaaaatcgtagcccaggtgtatcatgaccagacaaacaaaggtgcaattggaaaaaaggtgcaattggaaaaaagcaacaggaagcccgccattttgactttagtgctcatattggccattttccacatttttactttgatgtacttgtcccagggctttcatcagatcaacttcatatggagatgcgtgtcatcacaacaagatggagatgaaaactacctcaaagattgatttttcgtcacacggtgtgaccgtggcgtggcgtcaaagtttgattacacgccatcaaaacatgaggttctgtatctcggacatatgtgtaaacattgaggtgcggcgaaggatcatccttcgccaaaggagacgatgttgtcataactccactgtgcattgtcctatcaccgccaaacttctgtcaaatgatcagagtccaagcctgaacagctgtCAATAATTCCTgagtgtcatagcgccacctactgattagccataaaacaggaagtactttgtaaatccactctgcattatccaaccggctccgaactactgacctatgatcacaatcctgacctgaacacatccatatattaatattagttcagggtcatagcgccacctactgatcagtgtgaaaattaagttgttgtaacattgtccaattgaaacaaaattgctcacgctacatcagagcccctacttgaacagatctattagtctgtaggtaataatagtgatggcgccacctactggcaacaggaagtaagctttgtttcaCAACTatcatttgatttacataaaatgttcatagtgtgatgtgcaattgatagcgtggaccgtaatgagcaattagcaggcatcgctcgacggacgcaggaagtgaagcgtttgtccttgccgcagtgcgcaaaacccatgcaacgcggagacgtgcgcttggtcattgatcgctctctccactaaccgcaacaggcttcaaaatgcctgtgctcgggcccgttagtgctacaacgtagccctagtttatctttaaatctgtatttatatttggcttcaatacTCTGCCACGGTTACTTGTGTCTTTCAATCACCTCCTACTTaaaatctatttatctatctatctatctatctatctagggGAAGTTGCATGGCTATTGTGTATAGAAagataatatttaaatgaacgataaaaatgaatgtcaataaaaaataataaaaataatagttaTGTTTAACTTAGGTCTTAATGCAGATGTATTTGAATTCTGCAGACTGTGGGCGTAAACACTAGTGCACTGAAGAGAACAATATATCATGACCCATTTTTCTCCCACAAACACTGCATTATTAAATGTGCAATGATTTAATGCAAAATTTATCATGAAAAGTTCCAAAAGATTGAAGAGTAATCCAGTGAAAGTGCTGTTACAGGAGGTTTTGACTCATCACTAAGCCCTACAGTGGGTGACAGGTTATAGCCCACATGATACTCCTGATCCCATTGAGACGTGACATCACATTTTGACCCTAACCTTAAATCTGTCTCTTGTCTGCTTCACTGGGCTTTACAGTTAATCTGTACGTTTCTGCTTATGCTAAAGACCATTAGCCAACCGACTGGCTTGGCAGGCATGCGTCACCTTAAGTTCCCGTAAATTTATGTATATCTAGTTCTACGAGTTTATATAGAATAGATGGAATTACACATGAGTCACACCCCTTGACTTGTtatataaaaggaaaaaaaggttcAATATGAACTTCTTTGTGAGTGAAGAGTGCAGGTAAGTTTCTGGGGTCATCGAGTGGGCGGCCTCTCAAAAACTAGTGAGCTTGACCTATGACGGTGATGTAAGGCCTGGGTTCAAACAGAGATTCTGTAACACGAAGAGGACctagcagatgtgtgtgtgtgtttgtgtatgttcgTATGAATGAATATGTCTTGTGTCATTCTCATTCACAAGGTTACAGATGGGAAGGaaggggggaggaaggaggtggaTCATGTGCGAGGATGCAGAAGAACAATGTGAGTTGTGACTCATTCAGCTGAGCCGCACAAACTGATCCTATTCCTCCTAAAATTATTTGTAATTGCATTAAGAAGATGAACAGTAATATGTGACCTTGCTTTAGTTCAGGTTCGTTTATTTTGTTGTCGTTTACTTCAAGTCCTATTTTCTGTGGGACACATTTTCCCTGTTCAGTTTACCAtagatatttatttctttagtCACATTTGATCATACTGGTGAAAAGAGTAAAATCCCAGGGTTAGGCTGCTCAACATTGCAGCAATAAataattacagtgtgtgtaaatgctTATGTTGAGTCCATCATGTCGTCTTTACAGCTACACGTGAGCGTGTGCATGCATGATCATAGACAGACATATGACAGGCCCTTGTTGTCTATTGAATTCTTAAGCCTGTCTGGTGGAAAAAAACTGATATGCAGCCTGTAGGTTCAGGCCTTGAGGCTGTTtccagacagcagcagctgaaacagaCTAGGGTGGCAGCAGTAACTAGAATTGTACAAAACATGGAAGGcaaattacatttacaattcAGAACTCCGTCACTGTGTCAAtaggatgttttgttttttgatgttttgaatattttctCAAATGATCAACTGACAAACAGATGTGTGAATGTCCAAGCAAAGAAAGTGTGGAAACTTATGGCCTTCTTGGTTTGGTGTGATCAGTGTGGTGTCACATCAGCTGCTAGCAAAGAATCATTTATTCACACAAGACTGTCACGGATTGTTAACACAGCTTCCTGGTGTCCTAATTTCTCCCTTTCAGCCAGTTAATCAGGCTCCTGAGGGGCAAAATGTAATACTGTGcataaaaatatgattattcACACAGATACTTTGACATGGGAAAATTGTCTCCTCACCATATGCACATCCAACAAAACATCacataaaaccattaaaagAAACACTTTCAAGAAAGGAGCAGGTATACAACAAAgtaaaatttaataaaatgctATAATACATCATTGGAGCATGAATTAATTTTCCAAGTGTACAAATGTTGACAAGCTCCAGTGAAACTTTATTAACTCGTAATTCATGAAGCAGCTTGGAAATgaaaatttcacatttttatgacCCGACATAAAGTTGTGATTACGTAGACGAAAGATTGCAGTACAACAGGCAAACAGCAGAGTGGGCGGACTGGtatcagaaaagaaaatctcacTGCCTCCATTTTATTCAACACTCGATtagcaataaaaaaagattaggTCACATTTGCGACAAACGAAAAATTAGAATTATATTACTTCTCATCCATTTCAGACATGTGCTTTGTAAGCACGCTGTTTACCTCATGTGGCATGCTGGCTATAAAGGTTTAATCACACACTCGATCTATTAAAGCTTCAGTTAAAGAGGTACAAGAGCTAGCAGCGAGAAATATTCCTATGTGCACCGCGCATCGTGGGCAGTGAGGAGTTTGTTCTGAGAAACTATGAGACTGAAGCGACGTTTTCATTCACCACTTGGATTAGAAAGTTTGTCAGTGACCCTGAAATGAAAACCAACATTTGTGTTTAGGCCCTGATGTGttcaaacacaagcaaaaatcAGGACTtgaaggggggggtggggttgcGTCAAAGGCAATCCAGCCTGTTAAAGCAGAAATGAAGAGAACTGCTTCATGTTGTTTACATCGTGATCATCCATTGCTGTCAGACTGAGACAAGTGCAGAGTTGGTGCAGGGCCGTGAAAAACTCAGTTCGGTATCCAGGGTGAGCAATTATGCCTCCACTCCCTCTAACTCAGGGGGTAGAGGAGATTTTGGGTGCTTGCTCTCGAAGTGCTGCTTGAAGGTCTTTGGGTCGGGCATCTGGGACTGCAGAGGAGAATGATCCAACCGACAAAACTGTTATAACTAAGCACAAGTCTTGCATGAGGTTAAAAAAATTACTTCTGAGTGACTAGAGGCTTTTCTATTAAACAATTCTAAAAAGTGAACAAATGGCAGCAGAATTCATCAGTTAATCCAACTACTGGAATCATACCCACCCTGCACACAGCGCAGGTGAACACGAGTGCCGCTTTAGCCGCCGTCTTCTGATCATGACCCTTGGCCTTCTTCATCTCTGCCTGTTTCTTGGCATTTTTCTGCTGAGACTGAATCTTCTGATGCCCACGTGCCATGGCCGCAAAGCctagaggaggaggacacagggcTTCATGTTTACTGATAAACACTCTTATCTTTTTATACACATCAACACCATGAACAAGTCTGTTAATAAAGAGCCTATTGACCGTTATTTTTGTTATCACAGAAAACAGTTGTATTACGCCAGATTACTGTGATAACAAAGGTAAAGTATGGTGAAAGAGACCGACAATTACAAATTATGGTTTAAGAGGCAGGAAATTTGAAGCTAGTTTCCTGTAGTTAGTTTTTGTAGTTAAATGGAAACAAAGACTctgaaatgcaaacaaacagccaaGAACTCCCAGTCAGCCAGGGTCACAGTCAGAGCAAACAAGATAAAACTCCAGTCCTACCTCAACTTAAATGCATGTGTTGCAGGTGAAACACAAGCAGGCTCATAAACCCTCGACATGCATGAGGGTGGGGATTGTGCAATTCGTGACAGGCGTTGAGGATGagggaacaaaaacaacattagaAATGTTTAGTGCAGTGGCTGAACATGGATCTACTCCACGAAGCAGCTTTACAGAGTTATATGGACTTCGGATGTTGATGAAATTCGGCGTGATGATTTGGTCATTTGGGAAACCTGTGGCACCAAAATACCATGTATCTGGGAATCCACTACGTGAGATTTGGCCAATGGTTTTGGAACGCTCTCATGAAAATCAGGACTTCTAATTCACATCTAAACCGAACAAAAAGGCTCAAGGGAGAAATAGTGTTATTGATAATGTTTTAGCACGCCCAAAGTCCAAATGTATATTGAAGAAAGTATACTATCCTAAATGTGGGTGATAGTGGAGACACACGTTGTTTTACTGacaacatttttacagaaatACTAGTTTCTCCCATCTAGAGCACAGATTTAAAATAAGATCCATTCATGATGAAGGGTTAAATGGATGAAAATTAAGGTTTGGGTTAAAGGTTAAAACTTCAATTACAATGGGAAActacaaaaaactaaacttattACTGCAACTGGAGCTTTGGGCCCCTTGAACTTgagtattaaataaaaatgcagcatCCACACTAATGCCCTTATTTAAGTTTGAGTTGAATTGAGCATATACTCGGACATCTGTTTAATTAATGAAGATGCCACACACTGATTAAACCTGAGGCAACCTGGGCCCCTGCAGGTCCACACACTTTGGGGCAGTTTCCCATCTTGCCCTGTTGGGGATCCAGCCCTCCTCACCAGCAGCTTCTATAAATAGCCAGCTGTTAGCATTGGTTAGCTTGTATCAGCCCCATATGTCACACAGCTGGTTCAAACACTTGTTCTATCAGTGCTGGTGCCCGAAGCATTCAATGTTATTAATAATTACAGAGATGTGAGTCTTCAGATGAAGGGTCAGGGAGCAAATACAGCAGAATTAGCACGTTAGCATTGACTGATTCTGCTCTCAGACGTCGTCTCCTCTCCGGTTTCTCGTGTACTGAACTGTTATGATACACCACATCTGGATCTTTACCATCCACCTGACGACGCCAGTTGGATTTGTCCTGAACTAATCCAGCTGTTAGCCGGAGCTCAGCCACCAGCGTCAACGAGCTCAAACAGGGTTAGCTCACATGCTAGCCCCAGCTCCCTGTGGCTAGCTCGTCGGCTAACCGGCTAGCTAACCTGATGAATACGACCTTCGGGCTGTGGCTGACGATAGCGACGCGTGGTAGCTTTTATATCTCATTTCAATATGTACGAAACCACAGCAAGTCTCACCTCTTCAGATGGGAGTGCGTGTCGTGAGCTGCGCGTCCACCTGGTGCCCACACAAATGTGACAGCTGCTGTGTTCAGAGGCTAGCCAATGCTAATGCTGCGTTTAACCACAGTCGTTACAACTCTGCTTCGTTATAGAATACACCGTTTCCTGCGTATAAACGAAACACACAATTCAATCGGCTTTTCAAACTCAACCAACCCAACAGTGGATGGAGGTTATATTTTAAGAGGTGGTGTGCCGAGCTCTGATTTGAGTGGATAACAACATAGCACAAATCACCTATTAGCATAACTGATATTGGCTTTTACGATTATAGGAGGAGTCAGTGAATGCACCAGTAAGTCGCCATGCTTGCGTATACACGACGGTGACAACGTTGCCCCCAGCCGGCAGAGTTTGGTTATTACATGTTATTACAATGTGGATGATACGTTGGTCCaaattacaatatattttagtttatttattatgatgATCAACTCaactttattcagttttatttgctACTATACTGACACACTGCTGATGGTGTTTCATTATTAATGTCAGTATGAACACATTTGGTTTATCTGTGGAGAACTGCAGTAGTGTCCAATAgttattgatatatatttttgaccATGGTTATGTGTCTTTAAAAAGAGCATTAAGGAGCATTtgcacttctctttttttcctcacagctgTAGATACTGTGATGCAAAATACCTGGATATGCTTTCAATTATCCACATAATTCACTATTCCTGTTTGTatgatatttgatgatatgCAGTCAAAAATCTGCCAGGCTTAACCGGTGCAtgcattttttatattgtgatcAATTCAATTCATAGAAAATCTTTGCATTCCAGATCAAGTTagctcattacattttttagttGTGCTCtttatttctattgttttaaCCTTTTGCACCTCACAGATCCTCACGTTGCACCTCCCCTGTTGCACTTTTTCTTTGAATGAACATTTTCTAGCTGTCTGTATATAATGCATGCACAGCATCTCACCAAAtgatagaaaagaaaatgtttgctcAGAGCTAACACTAGGTGgcaggatgtggaggaggacCCCTGTGTGCGCTGAGTGTTAAATCCTGATGTTAGTGTCTCAGTGCCACCAGCATCCACAATATGTCCACTGTCAAGATTCACAGTGTGACGATGACAAATGCAACACACAGGCACAAGCTGATACTGATATACACTATATTACtgataaatgttgaaatataaaaacaatttgtaTTATAATAACCTCAATTCAAAGACTTACTTATGTGCCGCTGACCCAGtaacacaacattttcactgataaacatttgtttttaatctcagCTCTACAAACACTGCAGTGGTGTGACCTGTGCAGACCATAATGTGATTCTCGGGCCTGCAGCAGACACTTATCTTTCCCATCTGTGACTGTGGTTCAGGGGTGGGAACAGTGGAGCTGTTCTCCTCTGCTCGGTATTTGACTAAATTCAGCTAATATGTAAATTAAATGCAACTCCAGCTCCATCGGGATAGAAACACAGGACCCAGAAACGGATCCACAGCATTAATCAGTCTCTGGAGAAAATACTCCGTCCATCTTCTCTAATACTTATCCTTTCTTTGATGGTCGTGAGGGAggatggagccaatcccaggtcACACTGGATGAGAGGCGGGTCAcagcctggacaggttgccCGTCCATCACGGTGCTgacatgcagagacaaacaatcattcacaccTTCAGTCCACCTCCAGAGTTAAGAGTTTATAATTAACATAACCCTAtagtctgcatgtctttggactgtgggaggaagccggggTAAAACCCACACAGGCACTGGGAAAGCACACAAACTCTACACAGAAAAACCCCTGGCCAAAGTGGGATTCGAGCCGCGAACCAAAAGGAAACGTTGCTAACCACTGTATCACCGCGCCGCCCTAAAGAAAATCATGATATCACAGTTTCTAATCTAGTCTGGTTGTGAGATGCCttaatttatttgtctttattagaAAGAATAACTCGGTCAAAGTCAAACAGAATTCTAGAGAgtagtgtgttgtgtgtgtgtgtgtgtgtgtgtgtgtgtgtgtgtgtgtgtgtgtgtgtgtgtgtgtgtgtgtgtgtgtgtgtgtgtgtgtgtgtgtgtgaggtcatgGTTAAGATTAGGGATCAGGTTAGGCTGTTCAcgatgaatggaagtcaatgcaaaatCCTAACAAGGATGGCGTCTATATATGTCTATTTATATTCACTAGCAGACACTGCAGCACTCATCCCGTCGGGCGTCACGACTTCCTTCAGAGAAATCTTATCATTGTGAGAAAAGTCTCCGACCAGCCATTGTGTCCCCCCCCCTACACCTCTCCTCATCataagaaaagagagacaatCCCTCCTGTCTTTTGTGAAAAGGGGGGGAAATATCTCTCAAGAGAGAAGGATGTGATTATGCCTTCAGAAGGGGggcaaaaagtaaaaaaaagaaagagaggaggagggggtggcgGTGGTTGACAAAAGCCATGCATTGCTCAAGTTCCCCCCCACCCTGGAGGATGTTGTGCAGGGACTTGCTAGCTTAAGTT
Encoded proteins:
- the znf706 gene encoding zinc finger protein 706 produces the protein MARGHQKIQSQQKNAKKQAEMKKAKGHDQKTAAKAALVFTCAVCRSQMPDPKTFKQHFESKHPKSPLPPELEGVEA